From the Anoplopoma fimbria isolate UVic2021 breed Golden Eagle Sablefish chromosome 14, Afim_UVic_2022, whole genome shotgun sequence genome, one window contains:
- the LOC129102874 gene encoding AP-4 complex accessory subunit RUSC2: MIAASSLSGDTLIACHFPVVQLPTWQLNVQALCSSAKRPGRLCSVGLTRAVSLPEQDSLNQESSFAGGRRHFSSSYGSLIEDRAEEEGGSDSSGRYDSNSSPEETSSHLKKESSGARDSLRSHNSFLANKELDEDEEEEDSDGDNLHRYHEDSSFVLHGNSNWPRSNGATNHTMSHGDMDSEWGNEGTMLGTKSDQDWLSNQPHLLDSLQTECQCFHLSRSGITVTAYGEQDSDRLKDKVSCCIHSQHKCSPELFSNIHTEYVSDSSCNSSDGVLVNFCTIYNRSNNPATPNDLSSPAVHPYQSSEGSVFLNLQPVPQTPAENLQHDDMTVNSPSKEEVDMTPPASCWSPQGLDSNCNLYSLEPLPPGLSSLEVSDLAACLQSQATLAMETNQKYYKLVTCDLSSQSPSPAWSSLTSCPEGQSRSSPFPPSEHLFVDHKNEGQDKGVKKDQQKEKRFSSAQYSAGFDCSQFQTYDYQVATTSTERTLCKKKHMDSIKTLSPSPCLLCPSQCSPHSGKSQGTSTASTQPSVNNQHQEHCHTDATEKGACSLENAGVRYTKAQRPTSLPIQPFVLAPTGKPQTQHLGCLLEQYINQKSSKSGSSQPGLKFKVKSSQCFSDLEPSQMANHCPIFLEAPSSSDTCSTCTPSPECSASRRRTWSQSSRGQGRPSPSVSKNNLDNTHIGPKPRLFQDITSPYSGKTQNTFSNLFSAPNQTNLVKIPTYQDLINLTPEESQANTEPESPYQSQTHTSYDPIFSHTHTPPTLLLTTDAYHPNLQVSLSPPTTVQPEKKFPQYRAAPAADSGFFHGSFTAAFSSVAPLSSLGCLLSLATSGLQIQDSAGLNGKPSQSQHSESLILSDRPPTEFCLSPDTSYESMSISHLQRRGLLRSVSRAVDLIMAHFGSSRNPEEKMRLGNSSRSPTIAGLVLEHLCPAIQNILEDGLRDHKLDLVIGQRRNNSWSVVEVSTRIGPSTRVLHSLVCKIRQCPQLTSHCMRLRAFIMGLLNLRALEFWLSHLQGLKDVVTTYYHSWGFLSMSLGQCQPLFQELLLLLQPLAVLPFDLNLLLEPRLLRNRQLCSEEQGISPPPPCSALLVTSWPLLQADKKVDSSDRSQRTKISHQTGLLHQESLRSQNCVRPDCGGKQANRSPLLAPIPEWWPKEPYLMDGVVEGEDCRQNYADTWSQISMDSKQEGRRGEKYYETPIASTCVQAQSPCQGGLRWAKLFGAADTSSRTVSPSGAQTRRYRRPSHWLNFDRSQLGLLAQSIRSMKLGGAQTYKDC, encoded by the exons ATGATTGCAGCATCCAGTCTCTCCGGGGACACCCTGATAGCGTGCCACTTCCCTGTGGTTCAGCTTCCCACTTGGCAACTTAATGTCCAAGCCCTGTGCAGCTCGGCCAAGAGACCCGGCCGGCTGTGCTCAGTAGGCCTCACCCGAGCCGTGTCCCTCCCAGAACAGGACTCGCTGAACCAAGAGAGTTCCTTCGCCGGTGGCCGCAGACATTTTTCCAGCAGCTACGGTAGTCTCATTGAGGACCGAGCggaagaggagggaggcagtGACAGCAGCGGGAGGTACGACTCCAACTCATCACCGGAAGAGACGAGTTCCCATCTGAAGAAGGAAAGCTCTGGAGCTAGAGACAGTCTGCGGTCACACAACTCATTCCTTGCTAATAAAGAGCTAGacgaggatgaggaagaggaagatagTGATGGAGATAATCTACACAGATATCACGAGGACTCATCTTTTGTCTTGCATGGGAATTCCAACTGGCCTCGAAGTAATGGTGCCACAAATCATACAATGTCCCATGGAGACATGGACAGTGAGTGGGGCAATGAAGGGACCATGTTGGGTACTAAGAGTGACCAAGATTGGCTCTCTAACCAGCCTCACCTGCTGGATTCTCTGCAAACGGAATGCCAATGCTTTCATTTGAGCAGATCTGGCATCACAGTGACGGCTTATGGAGAGCAGGACTCAGACAGACTGAAGGATAAAGTGTCCTGCTGCATCCACAGCCAACACAAATGTTCCCCAGAGCTGTTTTCCAACATTCACACAGAGTATGTCAGCGACTCTTCCTGTAACAGCTCTGATGGCGTCTTGGTAAACTTCTGCACTATTTATAACAGGAGCAACAACCCTGCCACGCCCAATGACCTTAGCAGTCCTGCAGTTCACCCCTATCAATCATCTGAGGGATCTGTGTTCCTCAACCTCCAACCCGTTCCTCAGACTCCAGCTGAGAACCTCCAACATGACGACATGACAGTTAACTCTCCCTCTAAAGAGGAGGTTGACATGACGCCTCCTGCTTCCTGCTGGTCACCACAGGGCCTGGACTCTAACTGCAATCTTTATTCCCTGGAGCCGCTGCCCCCGGGTCTCTCCTCGCTGGAGGTATCAGACCTGGCCGCCTGTCTCCAAAGTCAGGCCACACTGGCCATGGAGACCAACCAGAAGTACTACAAGCTTGTGACCTGTGACCTCTCCTCCCAGTCGCCCAGTCCAGCCTGGTCCAGCCTCACCAGCTGCCCCGAGGGTCAGAGCAGAAGTagccccttccctccctctgaGCACCTCTTTGTCGATCATAAGAACGAGGGACAAGACAAAGGAGTCAAAAAG GatcagcaaaaagaaaagaggttCTCCTCCGCACAATACAGTGCTGGGTTTGACTGCTCTCAGTTTCAGACCTATGATTATCAAGTTGCCACCACCTCCACTGAGAGAACCCTCTGCAAGAAGAAACATATGGACAGCATCAAAACCCTCTCCCCCTCACCCTGTTTGCTGTGCCCCAGCCAGTGTAGCCCACATAGCGGTAAAAGCCAAGGCACGAGCACTGCGTCCACACAGCCATCTGTGAATAATCAGCACCAGGAGCACTGTCATACCGATGCTACTGAGAAGG GAGCATGTTCTCTGGAAAATGCAGGGGTGCGCTACACTAAGGCCCAGAGACCAACCTCACTGCCCATCCAGCCCTTTGTTCTGGCCCCCACAGGCAAACCACAGACCCAGCACTTGGGCTGTCTTCTGGAGCAATACATAAATCAGAAGAGCAGCAAGTCTGGTAGTTCCCAACCAGGCCTGAAGTTCAAGGTCAAAAGCAGTCAATGCTTTTCTGATCTTGAGCCATCCCAAATGGCCAACCACTGCCCCATCTTCCTGGAGGCTCCTTCGAGCTCTGACACCTGCTCCACCTGCACGCCGAGTCCAGAGTGTTCAGCCAGCCGCAGACGCACATGGAGCCAGTCCAGCAGAGGCCAAGGACGCCCAAGTCCATCTGTATCAAAAAACAACCTGGATAATACTCACATCGGTCCAAAGCCAAGACTTTTTCAAGATATAACAAGCCCATACTCAGGCAAAACTCAGAATACTTTTTCTAATCTGTTTTCAGCCCCAAATCAGACCAACCTTGTTAAAATTCCCACCTACCAAGACCTTATTAACCTGACTCCTGAGGAGAGCCAAGCTAACACTGAGCCCGAAAGTCCCTATCAGTCCCAGACCCACACCTCCTATGATCCAATATTCTCTCATACCCATACACCACCTACTTTACTCCTAACCACTGACGCCTATCACCCAAACCTGCAGGTGTCCCTGTCTCCTCCCACAACCGTACAACCAGAAAAAAAGTTCCCTCAGTACCGGGCTGCACCTGCAGCTGACTCTGGCTTTTTTCACGGTAGTTTCACAGCTGCCTTCTCTTCAgtagctcctctctcctctttgggTTGCCTGCTTTCCCTGGCTACTTCTGGGCTGCAAATCCAGGACTCTGCTGGGCTCAATGGGAAGCCGAGTCAGAGTCAACACAGTGAATCTCTGATCCTGAGTGACAGGCCGCCCACAGAGTTCTGCCTCTCACCCGATACATCTTATGAGTCCATGTCTATCAGCCATCTtcagaggagag GTTTGCTGAGGTCAGTGAGCAGGGCGGTGGATTTGATCATGGCTCATTTTGGCAGCAGCAGAAACCCTGAAGAAAAG ATGCGTCTGGGTAACAGCTCTCGCAGTCCCACGATAGCCGGTCTAGTTCTGGAACATTTGTGTCCAGCGATCCAGAATATTTTAGAGGACGGTCTCAGGGATCACAAACTGGACCTCGTCATCGGGCAGCGACGCAACAACTCTTGGAGTGTGGTGGAGGTCTCTACTAGGATCG GTCCATCCACCAGGGTCCTTCACAGCCTGGTCTGCAAAATTAGGCAATGTCCCCAGCTCACCAGCCACTGCATGAGACTGAGAGCCTTCATTATGGGTCTGCTTAA cttGAGAGCTTTGGAATTCTGGCTCAGTCACCTTCAGGGTCTAAAAG ATGTGGTGACAACATACTACCATTCTTGGGGGTTCCTGTCCATGTCACTGGGTCAGTGTCAGCCATTGTTTCAAGAGCTGCTACTTCTTCTGCAGCCCCTCGCTGTGCTGCCCTTTGACCTCAACTTGCTCTTGGAGCCCCGACTGTTACGTAACAGACAGCTGTGTTCTGAGGAGCAGGGAATTTCTCCTCCTCCGCCGTGCTCAGCCCTCCTAGTGACCAGCTGGCCGCTACTGCAAGCTGACAAAAAGGTAGACAGCAGCGACCGCAGTCAGCGAACTAAGATTTCTCATCAGACAGGTCTGCTTCACCAAGAGTCTCTACGTTCTCAGAATTGCGTCCGGCCGGATTGTGGAGGGAAGCAGGCCAACAGGAGTCCATTGTTAGCTCCTATTCCAGAGTGGTGGCCGAAAGAGCCTTACCTTATGGATGGTGTGGTTGAAGGGGAGGACTGTAGACAGAATTATGCAGATACTTGGTCTCAAATAAGTATGGACAGCAAgcaagaagggaggaggggagagaaataCTATGAGACACCGATTGCATCCACTTGTGTCCAGGCCCAGAGTCCATGTCAGGGTGGGCTGCGCTGGGCCAAACTGTTTGGAGCAGCTGATACTTCCAGCAGGACAGTTTCTCCGAGTGGAGCACAAACCAGAAG GTACAGGAGACCATCACATTGGCTGAATTTTGACAGATCACAGCTCGGACTGTTGGCTCAATCCATCAGGTCAATGAAGCTAGGAGGAGCTCAGACTTACAAGGACTGCTGA